One segment of Channa argus isolate prfri chromosome 17, Channa argus male v1.0, whole genome shotgun sequence DNA contains the following:
- the armc2 gene encoding armadillo repeat-containing protein 2 isoform X2 → MVSMEKKQDICRPFVPQHNALRKTSAEIVSEARQFLRVQSTQRPFTPRDGHRQLFGNSSVRADHTSRPPSTFSLHAQNFDRPDSRPGSGTRLSPLDHKPKFPNPCDAEDLFKVFPKPPADPLEIKRRLTGARSCLRRVGSLPKLPPVEGNTDGKGRSNLGPGQKQLSPKQLPYTDHTKTRGCHKPGPRRTARERIMHLDADSGPTGCAAGRRTELGNEDNPRSTEEDEESLMWNNKVAPLLQQLETVAAGNSEGLVDHLSDLCESLHGTLAEVDMLGRRCKRRSGILRTLFRLIDVNSAQLNLHIAKLCLALSVSGNNLLNICKLIFQISRSESNDIFFQNNSIIDLLLCVLSNEDVSTSGEALLYCVGTLKFLSGNSLILRLLLDKNCIGVAQKLIHRVHMVEKTHFTIAGHILVQLTATLRNLADHPDSRPLFVSFSILSELCLVLRSHCRDQDICTNISRIYSKLSSYSECRLALAQTPDCYQLFLDLLSKHYQKQDLVVRLLFTLGNLTAKSNEARQQLFQCNCCMDTLLFLYDSYQRRDASPHEHSQKVPPSPSKPPAPTMSVEDDVLVKLVRVLANMCIHPAVGPALATNSTCIKLLTETLELRSVQESEELLVNVAATINNLSFYHENNSAITPSQLTIAKLIVKLVLSSSMDAMLEATRVYGNLSQSKDVRDIIMQNKVYQFVVALLDSKSTEMCFSACGVLTNLALDPLNRASLSLEGAAVKLVDCLRDFGQGDWQLAGQACQALWNLIGGGSEKLLNPQERESVLEILSTYLDEEEALNWIENEDMRGFHRACWELEFLPVAQKLMKTLQFPDLAV, encoded by the exons ATGGTCTCTATGGAGAAGAAACAAGATATTTGCAGGCCTTTTGTTCCACAGCACAATGCTTTGAGGAAAACAAGTGCAGAAATAGTCAGTGAAGCCAGACAGTTCCTACGAGTCCAGTCTACCCAGCGACCATTTACTCCCAGAGATGGACACAGACAACTTTTTGGAAATAGCTCTGTTCGAGCAGACCATACCAGCCGGCCTCCATCTACCTTTAG TCTTCACGCTCAAAACTTTGATCGACCCGATTCAAGGCCAGGTTCAGGTACTCGCCTCTCTCCTCTCGACCAT AAGCCAAAGTTTCCAAACCCCTGTGATGCCGAGGATCTATTTAAGGTCTTTCCCAAACCCCCAGCTGACCCACTGGAAATAAAGAGGAGGCTGACGGGGGCACGGTCATGCCTCCGCAGGGTTGGATCTCTCCCCAAGTTGCCTCCTGTAGAGGGAAACACAGATG GGAAAGGAAGATCAAATCTAGGCCCAGGACAAAAGCAGCTGTCACCTAAACAACTCCCCTATACAGACCACACCAAAACCAGAGGTTGCCACAAACCTGGCCCACGTAGAACAGCACGTGAAAG AATAATGCACCTTGATGCTGACTCAGGACCCACGGGGTGTGCAGCAGGACGGAGAACAG AGTTGGGCAATGAAGACAACCCAAGAAGCacagaagaggatgaagagtcaTTGATGTGGAATAATAAGGTTGCCCCTCTTCTCCAACAGCTGGAGACTGTAGCTGCAG GCAACTCTGAGGGTTTGGTGGACCATCTGTCTGATTTGTGTGAGAGTCTCCATGGCACCTTGGCTGAAGTGGACATGCTCGGTCGACGCTGTAAGAGGAGGTCAGGGATACTTCGCACACTGTTCCGCCTCATTGATGTCAACTCTGCCCAGCTTAACCTGCACATTGCCAAGCTCTGTCTCGCT ctgtctGTCAGTGGGAACAACCTACTCAACATCTGTAAGCTCATCTTCCAAATCAGCCGCAGTGAAAGTAATGACATCTTCTTCCAGAACAACTCTATCATAG aCTTATTGCTGTGCGTACTGAGCAATGAGGATGTGTCTACATCTGGAGAAGCTCTGTTGTATTGTGTTGGCACTCTGAAATTTCTCTCAGGAAACAGTTTAATCCTCAGACTCCTGCTGGACAAGAACTGTATTGGTGTGGCTCAGAAACTCATCCACAGGGTTCACATGGTGGAAAAAACCCACTTCACAATAGCAGGACACATCCTTGTACAG CTGACAGCAACCCTGAGGAACCTCGCTGACCACCCTGATTCTCGTCcactctttgtgtctttttctattCTATCAGAGCTCTGTCTGGTTCTGCGTAGTCACTGCAGAGACCAAGACATCTGCACCAACATTTCCAGAATATACAG TAAACTTTCTTCTTATTCGGAGTGCCGTCTCGCTCTGGCCCAGACCCCCGACTGCTACCAACTATTTTTAGACCTGCTGAGCAAACATTACCAAAAACAG GACCTTGTTGTTCGCCTTCTTTTTACTCTCGGGAATCTCACAGCCAAAAGCAACGAGGCTCGGCAGCAACTCTTCCAGTGCAATTGCTGCATGGACACACTCCTCTTCCTGTACGACAGCTACCAACGAAGAGATGCGTCACCACATGAGCACTCACAGAAGGTGCCCCCATCACCCAGTAAACCTCCTGCTCCTACCATGAGCGTGGAAGACGATGTGCTGGTGAAACTGGTCCGAGTGCTGGCAAATATGTGCATCCACCCAGCTGTAGGTCCAGCACTGGCAACCAACTCAACCTGCATCAAGCTTCTTACGGAGACTCTTG AGTTGAGGTCTGTGCAGGAGAGTGAGGAGCTGTTGGTAAATGTAGCAGCCACCATCAACAACCTGTCCTTCTACCATGAAAACAACTCCGCAATCACACCCAGTCAACTCACCATTGCAAAGt TGATTGTGAAGTTGGTACTCAGCTCCAGCATGGACGCCATGCTTGAGGCCACCCGCGTATATGGAAACCTATCACAGTCCAAGGATGTGCGGGACATTATTATGCAAAACAAAG TGTACCAGTTTGTGGTGGCCCTACTTGACTCGAAAAGCACGGAGATGTGCTTTTCAGCCTGTGGGGTTCTCACCAACTTGGCTTTGGACCCTCTCAACCGGGCCAGTCTCTCACTAGAGGGGGCTGCTGTCAA GCTCGTGGACTGTCTGAGAGACTTTGGACAAGGGGATTGGCAGTTGGCAGGTCAGGCTTGTCAGGCCTTGTGGAACTTGATTGGTGGGGGCtcagagaagctgctgaacCCACAGGAGAGAGAATCAGTGCTGGAGATCCTGTCTACATACTTAG ATGAGGAGGAGGCCCTGAACTGGATAGAAAATGAAGATATGAGAGGTTTTCACAGGGCATGCTGGGAGTTGGAGTTCCTGCCTGTAGCTCAAAAACTGATGAAGACACTCCAGTTTCCAGACTTGGCAGTCTGA
- the sesn1 gene encoding sestrin-1 isoform X2 has protein sequence MRHAVAPAETVENNSFAVTSLLKICTHCERLGKKDLGVRIPRPLGNGPSRFIPEKEILQVSKVDTRTQSIFEDAFAALGRLDNISLVMGFHPQYLESFLRTQHYLLQMDGPLSLHYRHYICIMAAARHQCSYLVNLHVNDFLQVGGDSKWLNGLDEAPQKLQQLGELNKILAHRPWLLTKEHIERLLKAEEHSWSLAELIHAVVLLTHYHSLASFTFGCGISPEIHCDGGHTFRPPSLSQYCLCDIANGNGHPNHHDDPFANQEVCGEVEVLMERMKQLQECRDDEEASQEEMATRFEREKTESMLVVTAEDEECVPSRDISRHFEDPSYGYKDFSRRGEHVPTFRAQDYSWEDHGFSLVNRLYPDVGQMLDEKFQMAYNLTYNTMATHKDVDTSMLRRAIWNYIHCMFGIRYDDYDYGEINQLLDRSFKIYIKTMVCSPEKTTKRMYESFWRQFQHSEKVHVNLLLMEARMQAELLYALRAITCYMT, from the exons ATGAGGCACGCAGTCGCACCGGCAGAAACTGTGGAAAATAATTCTTTCGCAGTGACAAGCTTGTTAAAGATATGTACCCATTGTGAACGACTTGGCAAAAAG GACTTGGGGGTAAGGATCCCAAGACCCTTAGGTAACGGACCAAGCAGATTTATCCCTGAAAAAGAG ATTCTTCAAGTCAGTAAAGTGGACACCAGGACACAGTCGATATTTGAGGACGCCTTTGCAGCCCTCGGTCGCCTCGACAATATTTCTCTAGTAATGGGATTTCACCCGCAGTACCTTGAGAGTTTCCTCCGCACACAGCACTACTTGCTGCAGATGGATGGACCCCTATCTTTGCACTACCGACACTACATCTGCATCATG GCAGCAGCTAGACACCAGTGTTCCTACTTGGTCAACCTGCATGTGAACGACTTCCTCCAGGTCGGTGGAGATTCAAAGTGGCTCAACGGCTTGGATGAAGCACcacagaagctgcagcagcttgGAGAACTTAACAAAATCCTGGCCCACCGACCATGGCTTCTCACAAAGGAGCACATTGAG CGACTTCTGAAGGCTGAGGAACATAGCTGGTCCTTGGCAGAGCTAATCCATGCTGTTGTCCTACTCACACACTACCACTCCCTTGCTTCGTTCACATTTGGCTGCGGCATCTCCCCTGAGATCCACTGTGACGGCGGACACACATTCAGACCCCCCTCCCTTAGCCAATATTGCTTGTGTGACATTGCTAATGGCAACGGTCATCCTAATCACCATGATGATCCATTTGCCAACCAG GAGGTGTGTGGCGAGGTGGAAGTGCTGATGGAGCGTATGAAGCAGCTGCAGGAGTGCCGGGATGACGAGGAGGCCAGCCAGGAGGAGATGGCTACTCGCTTTGAAAGGGAGAAGACTGAGAGCATGCTGGTGGTCACAGCGGAGGACGAGGAGTGTGTCCCATCCAGAGATATCTCCCGACACTTTGAGGACCCCAGCTATGGCTATAAGGACTTCTCCAGGAGGGGTGAGCACGTGCCCACATTCAGAGCTCAG GATTATAGCTGGGAGGATCATGGCTTCTCTCTGGTCAACCGATTGTATCCTGATGTCGGTCAGATGCTGGATGAGAAGTTCCAGATGGCCTACAACCTGACCTACAACACCATGGCAACACACAAGGATGTGGATACCAGTATGCTGCGCAGAGCCATCTGGAACTACATCCACTGCATGTTTGGTATCAG GTATGATGACTATGATTACGGGGAGATAAACCAGCTTCTGGATCGCAGCTTTAAGATCTATATCAAGACCATGGTGTGTAGTCCTGAGAAGACCACCAAACGAATGTATGAAAGTTTCTGGAGGCAGTTTCAGCACTCAGAGAAG gtccATGTTAATCTGCTTCTTATGGAAGCGCGAATGCAAGCAGAACTTTTATACGCTCTGAGAGCGATCACCTGCTACATGACATGA
- the armc2 gene encoding armadillo repeat-containing protein 2 isoform X1, which produces MVSMEKKQDICRPFVPQHNALRKTSAEIVSEARQFLRVQSTQRPFTPRDGHRQLFGNSSVRADHTSRPPSTFSLHAQNFDRPDSRPGSGTRLSPLDHKPKFPNPCDAEDLFKVFPKPPADPLEIKRRLTGARSCLRRVGSLPKLPPVEGNTDGKGRSNLGPGQKQLSPKQLPYTDHTKTRGCHKPGPRRTARESRIMHLDADSGPTGCAAGRRTELGNEDNPRSTEEDEESLMWNNKVAPLLQQLETVAAGNSEGLVDHLSDLCESLHGTLAEVDMLGRRCKRRSGILRTLFRLIDVNSAQLNLHIAKLCLALSVSGNNLLNICKLIFQISRSESNDIFFQNNSIIDLLLCVLSNEDVSTSGEALLYCVGTLKFLSGNSLILRLLLDKNCIGVAQKLIHRVHMVEKTHFTIAGHILVQLTATLRNLADHPDSRPLFVSFSILSELCLVLRSHCRDQDICTNISRIYSKLSSYSECRLALAQTPDCYQLFLDLLSKHYQKQDLVVRLLFTLGNLTAKSNEARQQLFQCNCCMDTLLFLYDSYQRRDASPHEHSQKVPPSPSKPPAPTMSVEDDVLVKLVRVLANMCIHPAVGPALATNSTCIKLLTETLELRSVQESEELLVNVAATINNLSFYHENNSAITPSQLTIAKLIVKLVLSSSMDAMLEATRVYGNLSQSKDVRDIIMQNKVYQFVVALLDSKSTEMCFSACGVLTNLALDPLNRASLSLEGAAVKLVDCLRDFGQGDWQLAGQACQALWNLIGGGSEKLLNPQERESVLEILSTYLDEEEALNWIENEDMRGFHRACWELEFLPVAQKLMKTLQFPDLAV; this is translated from the exons ATGGTCTCTATGGAGAAGAAACAAGATATTTGCAGGCCTTTTGTTCCACAGCACAATGCTTTGAGGAAAACAAGTGCAGAAATAGTCAGTGAAGCCAGACAGTTCCTACGAGTCCAGTCTACCCAGCGACCATTTACTCCCAGAGATGGACACAGACAACTTTTTGGAAATAGCTCTGTTCGAGCAGACCATACCAGCCGGCCTCCATCTACCTTTAG TCTTCACGCTCAAAACTTTGATCGACCCGATTCAAGGCCAGGTTCAGGTACTCGCCTCTCTCCTCTCGACCAT AAGCCAAAGTTTCCAAACCCCTGTGATGCCGAGGATCTATTTAAGGTCTTTCCCAAACCCCCAGCTGACCCACTGGAAATAAAGAGGAGGCTGACGGGGGCACGGTCATGCCTCCGCAGGGTTGGATCTCTCCCCAAGTTGCCTCCTGTAGAGGGAAACACAGATG GGAAAGGAAGATCAAATCTAGGCCCAGGACAAAAGCAGCTGTCACCTAAACAACTCCCCTATACAGACCACACCAAAACCAGAGGTTGCCACAAACCTGGCCCACGTAGAACAGCACGTGAAAG TAGAATAATGCACCTTGATGCTGACTCAGGACCCACGGGGTGTGCAGCAGGACGGAGAACAG AGTTGGGCAATGAAGACAACCCAAGAAGCacagaagaggatgaagagtcaTTGATGTGGAATAATAAGGTTGCCCCTCTTCTCCAACAGCTGGAGACTGTAGCTGCAG GCAACTCTGAGGGTTTGGTGGACCATCTGTCTGATTTGTGTGAGAGTCTCCATGGCACCTTGGCTGAAGTGGACATGCTCGGTCGACGCTGTAAGAGGAGGTCAGGGATACTTCGCACACTGTTCCGCCTCATTGATGTCAACTCTGCCCAGCTTAACCTGCACATTGCCAAGCTCTGTCTCGCT ctgtctGTCAGTGGGAACAACCTACTCAACATCTGTAAGCTCATCTTCCAAATCAGCCGCAGTGAAAGTAATGACATCTTCTTCCAGAACAACTCTATCATAG aCTTATTGCTGTGCGTACTGAGCAATGAGGATGTGTCTACATCTGGAGAAGCTCTGTTGTATTGTGTTGGCACTCTGAAATTTCTCTCAGGAAACAGTTTAATCCTCAGACTCCTGCTGGACAAGAACTGTATTGGTGTGGCTCAGAAACTCATCCACAGGGTTCACATGGTGGAAAAAACCCACTTCACAATAGCAGGACACATCCTTGTACAG CTGACAGCAACCCTGAGGAACCTCGCTGACCACCCTGATTCTCGTCcactctttgtgtctttttctattCTATCAGAGCTCTGTCTGGTTCTGCGTAGTCACTGCAGAGACCAAGACATCTGCACCAACATTTCCAGAATATACAG TAAACTTTCTTCTTATTCGGAGTGCCGTCTCGCTCTGGCCCAGACCCCCGACTGCTACCAACTATTTTTAGACCTGCTGAGCAAACATTACCAAAAACAG GACCTTGTTGTTCGCCTTCTTTTTACTCTCGGGAATCTCACAGCCAAAAGCAACGAGGCTCGGCAGCAACTCTTCCAGTGCAATTGCTGCATGGACACACTCCTCTTCCTGTACGACAGCTACCAACGAAGAGATGCGTCACCACATGAGCACTCACAGAAGGTGCCCCCATCACCCAGTAAACCTCCTGCTCCTACCATGAGCGTGGAAGACGATGTGCTGGTGAAACTGGTCCGAGTGCTGGCAAATATGTGCATCCACCCAGCTGTAGGTCCAGCACTGGCAACCAACTCAACCTGCATCAAGCTTCTTACGGAGACTCTTG AGTTGAGGTCTGTGCAGGAGAGTGAGGAGCTGTTGGTAAATGTAGCAGCCACCATCAACAACCTGTCCTTCTACCATGAAAACAACTCCGCAATCACACCCAGTCAACTCACCATTGCAAAGt TGATTGTGAAGTTGGTACTCAGCTCCAGCATGGACGCCATGCTTGAGGCCACCCGCGTATATGGAAACCTATCACAGTCCAAGGATGTGCGGGACATTATTATGCAAAACAAAG TGTACCAGTTTGTGGTGGCCCTACTTGACTCGAAAAGCACGGAGATGTGCTTTTCAGCCTGTGGGGTTCTCACCAACTTGGCTTTGGACCCTCTCAACCGGGCCAGTCTCTCACTAGAGGGGGCTGCTGTCAA GCTCGTGGACTGTCTGAGAGACTTTGGACAAGGGGATTGGCAGTTGGCAGGTCAGGCTTGTCAGGCCTTGTGGAACTTGATTGGTGGGGGCtcagagaagctgctgaacCCACAGGAGAGAGAATCAGTGCTGGAGATCCTGTCTACATACTTAG ATGAGGAGGAGGCCCTGAACTGGATAGAAAATGAAGATATGAGAGGTTTTCACAGGGCATGCTGGGAGTTGGAGTTCCTGCCTGTAGCTCAAAAACTGATGAAGACACTCCAGTTTCCAGACTTGGCAGTCTGA